The sequence GTTGGCGAAACGACCCGACCGGCTCATTTAACCTTCGCCGCATTTCCCGGCGAACGTCCGGTGGTCAGTGGCGGAGTACCGATAACGCGATGGACACAACCGGATTCTCCACCTGCTGGCCTGCCTGACAAAGCCGCGGGCAAGGTCTGGGTGGCCGACATGCCTGATGGCCTGGAGAGATTTCACTGTCTCTTTGATCGCCAGGGGCGGCTTCGCCGCGCTCGCGATTCCGGTTTTGCGGTCACGAGCCCCGGTGATCAGCGAACACTGCACTTCCCAGCAGGAGCGCTGAAGCGTTGGGAAAATCTTGACGACGTTGAGATTCAGGTGCGGCCTTTTCGCCCTTGGGTGATCAATATGCTTCCCCTCGCCTCGGTCGATGAAGCTTCAGGTGTCGCGAAGACCAGGGTATCTGCGACCTATGAAATGAGCGTGTTGCCGGGATGGGTTCACAATCCCTCTGGCTGCAACGTTTGGGTTGAGAACGTCCTGGAAGCGCTCGATGAGCCCGGCGAATGGGTCGTGAACACGGCAACCCGGAAAATCTATCTGTGGCCGTCCGACCCGGCTCCAGACGGATCACCGCATGGCATCTTGGCTCCGTCCACCAGTGAGCTGATACGTGTCGAAGGTAGGATCGATTACGATGGGCCCATCGACGTTCCTGTTCGAGGCATCGCCTTTTCCGGCCTCACCTTCACCCACGCAGATCGATTGGCATGGACGAGCGACGAAACACGTTTGGGCTGGGGAATGCAACATGATTGGGACATGTTTGACAAACCTTCAGCGATGCTGCGTTTCCGTGGCGCCGAAGAGTGCAGTGTCACGTCATGTCGTTTTCTCGATTCGGGAGGTAGCGGGCTGCGGATGGATCTTCATGCCCAACGCAATCGCGTAGAAGATTGCGAGTTTGCACATTTGGGCGAGGCTGGGATTCTATTGGCGGGTTACGGCCCCGGTACCAAAGACGTCAATCACCACAATCAAATCGTCAATAACCACATCCATCACTTCAGCGAAATCACCTGGCATGCACCGGGGATCTGGGCCTGGCAAAGTGGGCACAATCTGATTTCTCACAACGAGATGCACCATAGCGGATACGCCGCGGTGCTCATCACCACGAGAGTCAACCCATACAGCAACAGAGGTGGCTTAAATGGCGAAGGCGCCCGAACAATACGCCAAGCTGAGATTACGCCGGCAACGCATGAAACGCGAACGGGATACGAGAATTGGCAGCAACGCGAAAAGTACATCCACTCGCGACACAACTTGCTCGAATACAACGATATCAGTCACGCCGTTCAACTACTGTCTGATGGCAATGGCATCTATGTCTCGGGAGCAGGCACTGGCAATATCGTACGTTACAATTTTGTGCACGATAATCAGGCTCATTCTCTACCTGCAGCGATTCGATGCGATGATGATCAGCACGATACACTGATCTATGGAAATGTCCTCTACAAGAACCGCGGGTTCTCGGCAGGCATCGCTTCGAAAGGGATCAATGACGTCATCAACAATTTCATTGTTGCTCCGGCCGCTGCACCGCGGTGGGGGTATCTCAGTTTTGAATGGGTACCGGTGACAGGATCAAAGGTGCAACGCAATATTATCGTTTCTCATCGCGATGGGGGCAGCGCGCTCGCCGCGAGACCCCGGGCTAGCGATCGACCTGGAACTGCAGGTCCGAAGCTCGAACAAATCGATATGGATGCGAATCTCTATTTTCATCCGACAGACTCTCATTGGATGGACGAGCATCTGAGCAGGATGCGTTCAATCGGAAAAGAAAAGTTGAGTCTTGTCGGCGATCCACTATTCACGAACGAGGAAGCCGGCGATTTCAGCTTTCAGCCCGGAAGCCCTGCTCTCGAACTTGGTATCGAACCGCTGGACGTGTCCAAGATGGGTCGCAGGTGAGAATCCTGGTGAGAGCGGTCATGCTTTGGTCACGCGTGGTAGAACAGATTTCGCCTCCATCACGGTGCCATCTTCAGATGTTAAAACCGCGTTCAGCTGACTTCGCAATCCGCCTCCCCAGCCCCAGCAAAACGGCAGGGGCTCATACATTCTACTGGCCCCGAACAGTGAACTTGGCGTCGGGGTGGGTGGATAGCCTAGTGCGGCAGATCAATCGTTTTGGCAACGGCACGCCAAGCTTGGCCCGATGTCATCGACGCTCCTTTGTGTTGGGTGGTACGATTGGCGAGAAGCCAATTGATTTTGCATGGTGTCTTCCGAGCTACCCGCGATCCTTGCATTCAGCGTGGTGCAACGAGCGCAGGTGCGCCCGCGATCATGCATTTCCAAATTCCACTTTCCACCGCGGAGCCCCCCATGACTTATCCACGAAGCTTCTCGCATATCGGCATTTCCGTCACTGACCTGGAACAGGCCGTCGACTTCTACACCAAAACGCTGGGGTGGTACGTCATCATGCCACCCACCGAGATCGTCTCTGATGATTCGGCGATCGGCGTCATGTGCGATGATGTTTTTGGTGCGGGCTGGGAGCGATTTCGAATTGCGCACCTCGCCACCGGCGACCGAGTCGGTGTCGAGCTGTTTGAGTTTAAGAACGCCGAAATGCCTCAGAATAACTTTGAGTACTGGAAGACAGGCGTCTTTCACTTCTGTGTACAGGATCCAGACGTCGAGGGGCTCGCCGAAAAAATTGTCGCCAACGGGGGCAAGCAGCGGATGCCAGTTCGTGAGTATTATCCTGGCGAGAAACCGTACCGCATGGTGTATTGCGAGGATCCTTTCGGCAACCTGATCGAAATCTATTCTCACAGCTATGAGCTGACATATTCAGCCGGCGCCTATCAATCCGATGCCAATTGAACAGCAGCGGCGCCCACAGAACGCGAGCTCCGAGCTCGCGTATACCGGCTCAGACGAGATTCCGAGTTGCTTGGCCGGATTTCCCCCGACGACAGCGCCACCGGGCACGTTCGTCGGCATATTATTCGGCGCGATCTTACCGACACCAGTAGCGAGTTCGTCTCCCGCCGTTTCACTTCGACCGACCGCGAATTGGGCGGGACACTGCGAACCGATAATGGCTGGATTGAGTCAGTGTGTGTGAGCTGACTCAGGAAGCATACTTCATCGCCCCATCCAAAGAACTGCAATCCGCATCGAGACCAGAATGACGCCTTCTCACAACATTTCCCTCTGGCAGGTCGACGCATTCGCGGATCGACCGTTCAGTGGCAACCCGGCTGCGGTGTGCATCCTCGAACGTTATCCGAGCGATGAGTGGCTAGAGCACGTCGCCGCGGAGATGAACCTGTCCGAAACATCGTTCATCGTTCCCGCCGGTGAATCCAATTCGTTTCATCTGCGTTGGTTCACGCCAACAACCGAAGTCAATCTGTGCGGACATGCGACGCTGGCCGCCGCTCACACCTTGATCGAACAAGGACGCGTGCACATTGACGAACCGATCCGCATGCAAACCCATAGCGGTGAGTTAGTTTGTTTCCGATCGGGCGAGCGGATCACCCTCGACTTTCCGGCCACGCCCGCCCAGAGTGATGTCGATCCTACGATTGTGCAAAGCCTACTCTCGGCACTGGGGATCGACCAGGGCGAGGTACTGCAAACGAAATTCGATTTGGTTGTTGTCTGCGATGACGCAAACACAATCGAGTCCCTGCGCCCAGATTTCAGCCAGCTTAGCCGGATCGAAACCCGTGGAGTGATGGTCACTGCCGCCAGCCAACGAGCTGGTATCGATTTCATCTCGCGATTTTTTGCCCCTCGCTGCGGCATTGACGAAGATCCCGTGACGGGTTCCGCCCACTGTTGCCTCGCACCTTACTGGGCCAGCAAACTTGGCCGGACATCACTTGTCGGCTATCAAGCTTCGCGACGCGGAGGGACGGTTTACTGCGAACTCACGGGCGACCGCGTCCAGCTTAGCGGAACCGCCGTGACGGTGATGGAGGGCCAACTACTCGTACCAGCGGACTGAACGACCTCGGTCGAGGCACCGAACTGCCACGGACATGAGCGCAGTCAGTCAACTCTCCTAGAGTCGTAGTACCATTCGACCAACGGCATCGAAGCAGACTTAGCAGTAATCGGAGTGCGGCAAGATGTGGGCGAACTGCCCCACAGCTCAAACCTTCGCCATCATGATGGACACGTCGGAGAGCTGTTGCGAGCATGGCGATTGACGCAGAACGGCAACATCGCCTTGACTCAGGCGTGATGCGAAATCAACGGCTAGCGATTTTTTCGCTCAAGTGGTCTGATACCAACTCGGAAAACCCGATTCACGACGAATCTGTGAAAGCTGGCCCATGTGCAATGCAATGTGCGTGGTGAACACGTGCGCCAGTAGATCGCCTACGGTGGGCAACTCTTCTGCCAGGAAAGGTGTCGGTTGCTTCTCAGCGAAAATGGCAGGATCGGCGGCTAAGACTTTCTTCTTCAGTTCGTCACCGGCGGTGCGAAGATGTTCGAGCAAGTCTGCGCGGGTGCGTCCGTCATCGCCGACCGCGCCACCGGCACTCCCCGGCCCGTACTTCGGCATCATTGACTCGATCGTCGGCGGGGCCGAACCGATCAACATCAATCCAAAGTCCATTCCGAGTGCCAAGTGGCCCAGAATCCACTTCGGACTATTCGCATCTCCTCGCGGCACGTCGAATTCTTCCTCTGGAATGCTCTCCGCCATCTCGGCCGCCATCTTTCGCATCAAATCGAACAGCGTCGCCATATTCTTCCACTGGTCCATCAAATATCTCCGTTCAGTCACCTGCAAGAATGGGTCGTCGACTGCCAACTGTAACCTTCACTTATCAGCTCGCACAGCACCGACCCAAGCCACATCGATTCGCGGCAGGACGCGAGCCCTCCCCCTGAGACTCTCAATGAATCTCTCATCAACCACTCGCCGATCACGGGAACGCGACCTCGCTGAGACTCACCCCCAGCACGTTCGTCGCAATTTTCTCAAGTTCATCGCGGCTGCCTTCAAAATGATAGGTTCGGTGCGTATGGCGGATGCTTTGATGTGGCTGAAGAGCTTTGGCGCTGGAGGAGGACTCCAATTCGTAAAACGGCCCCAATTGGCTGCCGTCTTCCAAAGGGCCATCATTGTATGAATTGACGACGTCACCAGCGAATGGTTCATCCTGCAATCCCCAGAACGAATTAACGTAGTCAACGTCTCCCCCGAACGTATATTGGACGATCGTCAGTACACTGTTTTCGGCATCGTAGCTACCACAGACGGGAACGATGTTCTGAGGAGGCAAACCAATTTTTGACCGATACTTGCCGTCTCCCTTGAACACAACGGCGTTGTCCGTGGTCATCAGTCGATCTTTCGGCACCTCGCCAAAGTAGCCACTATTTAGTTTGAGATCGTCTTTATAGGGAATCACGATGCTTGTTTGATCTGACGGTTTGAACATGCCCAAAATCCAAATCGACAATAGCCCCGACTCCTTCTTCCAAGCCGCAGGCCCGGTATTCTTCAGGTCATTGACGGACTGGAATCCGACGGACTTCGTGTTCGGGTCCAGCTTGATCCCAAGATTCGATTCGATGACGGATCTTTGAAGGAGAGAGATGTCTCGGCTGACCTCAATCTCGAAGGAGGCTTCGCTGTAGTTTTCAAGCTGGATTTGCTTTCGAAACGAAACACGGGTCTGATCGTGATTGACAACTTCAAACGGCTCGGTATCGATAGCCGCAGGTGTGAACCAATTCTCAAAAGTAAAATCGACTCCATTCTTAAAGAAGATTGAAAATTGGCCACCCTCGGGCCCCATCCAGAAGCGATCTTCACCTCCCAACACGTTGATGTGTTCGACCCATGTTCCGGATGCGATCAAATCATAGTTGATCCATCCGTAGCTCGACCCTGCGGGCCCGTTGGCAGTACTTGTCATCACCCTCCCCTGATAGTCGGGGACAACCGCGACCTGACAGTCGTCATCTTCGCTCCTCAACACGACGACTTGCTTGTGTTTTTGGAGAAATGACAAGTCGCTTCCGAACGTGCCATCTCGCGGGGCTTGCGAATAGACCGGCGCGGACATTGTTGCGACGAGAATCGCGATTAGGACGAGCTTTTTCATTTCAGATGCAGAAATTTCTGTGGTTTGCGTAACTGAGAATCCAACTTCGGCAGTTCATTCTACTGGGTGTTTATCGAGGTCACATGCACTGTTTGGCATTGCGGTGTGTCTTCGTGCGAAGCAGGCACTCCAGGGTATCCCGGAAGCCGCGATTTTTTTCGACGACCTGGGCGTGCGCTCGCGCGATTCTTCCTCGTCCTGAGCAAGTACTCGTCCTGAGCAAGTAGCTGAGACCAAGGCTCGCTGTTATGGTCGAGGGATTCAGATCGCGACCTACGCCATCGAATCGACTCTGTCGCCCACCGAGTTTGTCGCTGTGTGGCGTCGATCGACGATGCTAGAGCGGCGACCGATTGAGCCTGTGGTGGGAGCTGCCAAGGTGCCGGATCGTGCCTCCGCAGAAAGGTGAAAGCTGTTCGCCTTCTTGACGAACTCAGGTTGTCGCGACGTCGCTCTGATGCGGTCAATCTTGTCGTCGAGCTCGTGATCACTGTCGACGATACAGATGTTCGTCACTCTTGCGCCGTCTTTCACCACACCACCCACAGGTAGTTTTCTGGGCTCATCAGACGCAATCGTGTACCGGACATTTTCCAGCATCTCGCATACATGCTCAAAGATGATTTGTGCGCGAGTTCCGCTAGCAGTAGACTGGACGGGCCAGGAATGACAGCGTCAAACACTGCCGACGTGTGAGCATGACGAAGTACGCGTGCGTCGGAGGCACCGTCTGGTTGCTTACGCTGCAACCTTCGTTGTAAGACCGCCCGAGCAACTTGAGCATTTTCTGAAACGAGCGATGGAGGCTAGCGTGTCTGCACTGGCTGCTTCATAGCTTTTTCGTAGTCATGTCACGCCGTTCGATGCCTCGATCGTGTGGCGAGCCGAGCAGAGGATTTTCTGGAGGCAGCGGGGAATCAAGGCTCAGCGTGTTCCGAATAATCCGTGATGATCGTCTCCTATAAGATCGGGACTTTTGACTTCCATGCAAATTGCTTCGTACTTAACGTCGTGGATACGGGTAAGCTCCATCGTGTTGCTCGTGATTCTGTTCGTCGCTGCGGGCGTCAATCACTTCGTGTCGCCAGAGGTGTATTTGAAGATAATGCCTGACTACCTGCATTGGCAGCGGTCTTTAGTTTATGTCTCCGGGTTCTTTGAGATCGTTGGTGGGCTAGGCATGGCGATCCCGCGCTTGCGGCGGGCGGCAGGGTGTGGGGTGATCGCCCTGCTGATCGCCGTATTCCCGGCAAACGTCGATATGGTGGTCAACTCGGATCAATTTCGAAGTATTCCGTATTGGGCTCTCGTGGCCCGACTGCCACTCCAGGGGCTGTTGATCGCCTGGGTTTGGTGGGCGACGGTGAGGCATCCGGACACCGCAAACTCGGCGAGGGACGCATTGTGACTGAACTGGGACAGGTGTTGTTGCTGACAACGATGGCAGGGGCTGCCATTCCAATCGGTGGCATGATCGCGATGGTTGAGAAGATTTCGCCCCAGTGGGTCGAAGAAGAGTTCCGCCACAGCGTGATTGCGTTCGGCGGAGGTGTGCTGATCTCAGCAGTTGCCTTGGTGCTGGTTCCAGACGGTGTCGAACAGCTTTCGCTCGGATGGATCGTGACTGCATTCGTGGCCGGCGCGGTTGTATTCTGGGCCTTGGAGACATTGTTAGCGAGGTCGCAAAGTTCGATCGCCCAGTTGGTTGCGATGCTGTCTGACTTCATCCCCGAAGCGATCGCCCTGGGAGCTGCGTTCGCACACGGCGAACAGACTGGGGCGCTGCTGGCGGTTTTGATCTCACTGCAAAACCTGCCCGAAGGTTTCAATGCGTACCGCGAGCTCAATGTGACCGGCAACATCGGCGGCAAAAAGCTAATCTTGCTGCTGGCGACCTGCATCCCACTCGGTCCGCTCGCAGGATGGGTGGGATACGAGCATCTCTCGGCTTACCCCCGCGTCGTCGGCTTCATCATGCTTTTCGCTGCCAGTGGAATTCTCTATTTGACATTCCAAGATCTGGCACCCCAGTCCAAGGTCGAGAACGAAAGGGCACCTGCGATCGGTGCCGTTTTTGGATTCCTACTCGGTGTCATCGGTCAAGTCTTACTGAACGGCTAAACTGCCTCATGTTCGCCGAAGGTCTCAGCATCAAGACTTGGTCGCTGCCGAGCTTCACCGACAATTGACCACCCGACCGTTGATAGCGATTCTGGGCCCGTCAATTCATGCTCGATTGCGTATTTAAGTCACGGTCCGCGTCGAGGTAACTCAATGGCTGGACGTGAATCTGCTCGCCTCTCCCGATTCAGCGTTGATAGCTGAGCGAGCCCCACATCGGCCTCGAAAGCTGAGCTTCACTGGTCGCAATGGACAGCGTAGCCCCGTCGATGCTGAAAAACCAACGGCTCGGAGTGAGCGAAAATGCGGAGGGATACACGTGCCACTCAGAGACCTGAGACCATCCGGAGTGCTGGATGGCGTGAGCCAACGACGATGTTTTCGGTTTGCAGGCCTTGACTTGCCGACACTTACCTGTATCATACAGCAATACAACTTGCCTTTTATACGGTGAGCCCACAGGGTTGCGAGTGTTTCGAAAGGGATGAATAAAATGTCGGTGTTTGAAAATCGCAGCGTTCGACTTCCACGCCTCGCCTTCGTCGTGCGGATACTCTTCGCGTCGTTCTTGGTCGGCACAGGGATCATGACAATGGGTTTTGGCGTCAATGGGTATCCCGTCGGCGATCCTCCAGGGGAACTCGATTACTTCATGCTTGCTCTGGAAAAGACGGGCTATCTAATCTTTTGGGTTGGCTTGCTGAAGACGGTCGCTGGCGGGCTGATGTTCTTCCCGCGGACTGCGCCACTCGCGATCCTGATGTCGCTGCCTTACGCGTTCAATATCCTGCTGTACGTAATCTTCTTTGCTCGTCAATACCTTGTTATTGGGCTTCCGGATTTCGCAGCGTGCGCGCTGCTGATTTACTGTTACTTTGACTGGTATCGTCCGATCTTTGCCGGACCTGCGACCGCATCGATTCAGGCCGCATCTGGAGGCGAACACGCACTTTGACTCAGAGTCTTCGCCCGGATTCGCAATCGGGCGAGTTGCCCATCTGATTCGTTCCGGGATGGCTGCCGTGCTGAAGAGTGCGGGTTGGCCGTTTTCACCCGAGGAAACTCAGACACTGATCACTTTGTTGGATGCCGGCCAGCCGCTGAGCATGAACGAGTTGGCAGCACTGATGATCCGTGACCCCACGACTGTGAAACGCCAGTTGGATCGACTGGTTGAACAGAACTTTGTCGAGCGGAGCGTATCGATTGCAGACGCTCGGATCGTGATGGTCGGGTTGACTCCGCGTGGCGAGCAGAAGCTTCAAAGCGTCCTTCCGCTATTAGACGACTTGCGAAAAACCACATTGCGGGGCATCTCGAAGTCGGAACTGGAAGCGACGCAGAACGTTCTGCAAAAGATGCAGAAAAACTTATTGGTAAGAAACTTGTAGCGTCAGGTCGCAAGCCCTCCGGTATCGTGACACCGGACGGATTTCGCCGTGCCGCTCAGAAATTTGCACACTCGTCAAAGGAATCGTCTTATGAAACGTCTCATCGCTACTCTCTGTCTCTTGGTAACGGCTGCAGGCATTGCCAGCGGACAGACGCAGGTCGAGCCCGACATGGCACTGCAGATGCTCAATGCTCAACAGCAACAGTTTGAAAAGGGAGTTGTCAAAGTTGCGGACAACGTTTACACCGCAATTGGGTTTCACGGAGCGAACACCACAATGATCGTCGGGACGGACGGTGTTATTATTGTCGACACGCTATTCGGTCCGACCAGTGCAGCCCAAGCGGCTGATGCCTTTCGGCAGTACAGCGACAAGCCGGTTAAGGCGATCATCTATACCCACAGCCATGGTGATCACATCGGTGGCGCCAGCGCTTTTGTCGGCGAGGAGAAACCGGACATCTATGGCACCGAGACCTTTGGTTCTGCCGAAGGCGTCAACAACGCGGTCGACCCGGTGAAAGCGAAACGAAATGTACGCCAGTTTGGTCGAAATCTATCTTCGTCGGAAATGACCAACCGCGGAGTTGCACCGGCGGGTACCGAAGACAGTGACCGCGGCAAAGGATTCCTTCCACCGACCGTTACCGTGCCTAGCAGCGGACTGAAAACAACGATCGCGGGTGTCGATATCGAATTCCACATCGGCCCAGGGGAAACCGACGATGCGATGTTTATCTGGCTCCCGAAGGCAAAGGTGTTACTGGCGGGCGACAATTTCTACAGTTCCTTCCCAAACTTGTATGCGATTCGGGGCACGGCCTATCGTGACGTACTGAATTGGTCCGAAAGCGTTGGGAAGATGGCTGCACTGGAACCACACGTGGTCATTCCAGGCCACACGATGCCCATCCAAGGACAGGAAGCTGCTACGACGGCTCTGCAGGATTACAGCGAGGCGATTCGCAGCGTGTACGACCAAACCGTGCGAGGCATCAACGCCGGAAAAGGTCCCGACCAACTCGCCCACGAAGTCAAGCTCCCGAAGCATCTAAGAGAAAAACCGTATCTCATCGAGTTCTACGGCACGGTGCCGCATGCGGTCCGAGCAATCTATTCAGGTCTGTTGGGTTGGTACGACGGAAACCCGACGACGCTGAGTCCGATGGAACCCAGATTGAAAGCACGCAAGATCGCCGAACTCGCCGGTGGCACGCAAAAATTGACAGAGCGAATGAATGCCGCGCTAGCGGAACAAGACTATCAATGGGCATTGGAGCTGTCGGATCATGTGAAATGGCTGGATGACGGCGATAAGGAATTAGCCCGCAAAGTAAAAATCGAGGCACTGCGAGGGT is a genomic window of Allorhodopirellula heiligendammensis containing:
- a CDS encoding right-handed parallel beta-helix repeat-containing protein, which encodes MSTGQSSFLNRATYPWVLFAFIAFVVLDEGSAKEIYVSVDGHAQADGRLKAPYGSIPAAVEAVRALRQSGNAEPITIVLREGRHQLDETLVLGREHGGRARTAAAVVPQYGVGETTRPAHLTFAAFPGERPVVSGGVPITRWTQPDSPPAGLPDKAAGKVWVADMPDGLERFHCLFDRQGRLRRARDSGFAVTSPGDQRTLHFPAGALKRWENLDDVEIQVRPFRPWVINMLPLASVDEASGVAKTRVSATYEMSVLPGWVHNPSGCNVWVENVLEALDEPGEWVVNTATRKIYLWPSDPAPDGSPHGILAPSTSELIRVEGRIDYDGPIDVPVRGIAFSGLTFTHADRLAWTSDETRLGWGMQHDWDMFDKPSAMLRFRGAEECSVTSCRFLDSGGSGLRMDLHAQRNRVEDCEFAHLGEAGILLAGYGPGTKDVNHHNQIVNNHIHHFSEITWHAPGIWAWQSGHNLISHNEMHHSGYAAVLITTRVNPYSNRGGLNGEGARTIRQAEITPATHETRTGYENWQQREKYIHSRHNLLEYNDISHAVQLLSDGNGIYVSGAGTGNIVRYNFVHDNQAHSLPAAIRCDDDQHDTLIYGNVLYKNRGFSAGIASKGINDVINNFIVAPAAAPRWGYLSFEWVPVTGSKVQRNIIVSHRDGGSALAARPRASDRPGTAGPKLEQIDMDANLYFHPTDSHWMDEHLSRMRSIGKEKLSLVGDPLFTNEEAGDFSFQPGSPALELGIEPLDVSKMGRR
- a CDS encoding lactoylglutathione lyase family protein; the encoded protein is MTYPRSFSHIGISVTDLEQAVDFYTKTLGWYVIMPPTEIVSDDSAIGVMCDDVFGAGWERFRIAHLATGDRVGVELFEFKNAEMPQNNFEYWKTGVFHFCVQDPDVEGLAEKIVANGGKQRMPVREYYPGEKPYRMVYCEDPFGNLIEIYSHSYELTYSAGAYQSDAN
- a CDS encoding PhzF family phenazine biosynthesis protein, with amino-acid sequence MTPSHNISLWQVDAFADRPFSGNPAAVCILERYPSDEWLEHVAAEMNLSETSFIVPAGESNSFHLRWFTPTTEVNLCGHATLAAAHTLIEQGRVHIDEPIRMQTHSGELVCFRSGERITLDFPATPAQSDVDPTIVQSLLSALGIDQGEVLQTKFDLVVVCDDANTIESLRPDFSQLSRIETRGVMVTAASQRAGIDFISRFFAPRCGIDEDPVTGSAHCCLAPYWASKLGRTSLVGYQASRRGGTVYCELTGDRVQLSGTAVTVMEGQLLVPAD
- a CDS encoding DinB family protein, with the translated sequence MDQWKNMATLFDLMRKMAAEMAESIPEEEFDVPRGDANSPKWILGHLALGMDFGLMLIGSAPPTIESMMPKYGPGSAGGAVGDDGRTRADLLEHLRTAGDELKKKVLAADPAIFAEKQPTPFLAEELPTVGDLLAHVFTTHIALHMGQLSQIRRESGFPSWYQTT
- a CDS encoding DUF6786 family protein is translated as MKKLVLIAILVATMSAPVYSQAPRDGTFGSDLSFLQKHKQVVVLRSEDDDCQVAVVPDYQGRVMTSTANGPAGSSYGWINYDLIASGTWVEHINVLGGEDRFWMGPEGGQFSIFFKNGVDFTFENWFTPAAIDTEPFEVVNHDQTRVSFRKQIQLENYSEASFEIEVSRDISLLQRSVIESNLGIKLDPNTKSVGFQSVNDLKNTGPAAWKKESGLLSIWILGMFKPSDQTSIVIPYKDDLKLNSGYFGEVPKDRLMTTDNAVVFKGDGKYRSKIGLPPQNIVPVCGSYDAENSVLTIVQYTFGGDVDYVNSFWGLQDEPFAGDVVNSYNDGPLEDGSQLGPFYELESSSSAKALQPHQSIRHTHRTYHFEGSRDELEKIATNVLGVSLSEVAFP
- a CDS encoding PhnA domain-containing protein, whose product is MLENVRYTIASDEPRKLPVGGVVKDGARVTNICIVDSDHELDDKIDRIRATSRQPEFVKKANSFHLSAEARSGTLAAPTTGSIGRRSSIVDRRHTATNSVGDRVDSMA
- a CDS encoding DoxX family protein; this encodes MQIASYLTSWIRVSSIVLLVILFVAAGVNHFVSPEVYLKIMPDYLHWQRSLVYVSGFFEIVGGLGMAIPRLRRAAGCGVIALLIAVFPANVDMVVNSDQFRSIPYWALVARLPLQGLLIAWVWWATVRHPDTANSARDAL
- a CDS encoding ZIP family metal transporter, whose protein sequence is MTELGQVLLLTTMAGAAIPIGGMIAMVEKISPQWVEEEFRHSVIAFGGGVLISAVALVLVPDGVEQLSLGWIVTAFVAGAVVFWALETLLARSQSSIAQLVAMLSDFIPEAIALGAAFAHGEQTGALLAVLISLQNLPEGFNAYRELNVTGNIGGKKLILLLATCIPLGPLAGWVGYEHLSAYPRVVGFIMLFAASGILYLTFQDLAPQSKVENERAPAIGAVFGFLLGVIGQVLLNG
- a CDS encoding MarR family winged helix-turn-helix transcriptional regulator, with the translated sequence MAAVLKSAGWPFSPEETQTLITLLDAGQPLSMNELAALMIRDPTTVKRQLDRLVEQNFVERSVSIADARIVMVGLTPRGEQKLQSVLPLLDDLRKTTLRGISKSELEATQNVLQKMQKNLLVRNL
- a CDS encoding alkyl/aryl-sulfatase; the encoded protein is MKRLIATLCLLVTAAGIASGQTQVEPDMALQMLNAQQQQFEKGVVKVADNVYTAIGFHGANTTMIVGTDGVIIVDTLFGPTSAAQAADAFRQYSDKPVKAIIYTHSHGDHIGGASAFVGEEKPDIYGTETFGSAEGVNNAVDPVKAKRNVRQFGRNLSSSEMTNRGVAPAGTEDSDRGKGFLPPTVTVPSSGLKTTIAGVDIEFHIGPGETDDAMFIWLPKAKVLLAGDNFYSSFPNLYAIRGTAYRDVLNWSESVGKMAALEPHVVIPGHTMPIQGQEAATTALQDYSEAIRSVYDQTVRGINAGKGPDQLAHEVKLPKHLREKPYLIEFYGTVPHAVRAIYSGLLGWYDGNPTTLSPMEPRLKARKIAELAGGTQKLTERMNAALAEQDYQWALELSDHVKWLDDGDKELARKVKIEALRGLAAREYNAPNRNYYLSYANELESGALSDLWF